The following are from one region of the Vulpes vulpes isolate BD-2025 chromosome 14, VulVul3, whole genome shotgun sequence genome:
- the EIF2S2 gene encoding eukaryotic translation initiation factor 2 subunit 2, with protein sequence MSGDEMIFDPTMSKKKKKKKKPFMLDEEGDAQTEETQPSETKEVEPEPTEDKDVEADEEDSRKKDASDDLDDLNFFNQKKKKKKTKKIFDIDEAEEGVKDLKIESDIQEPAEPEDDLDIMLGNKKKKKKNVKFPDEDEILEKDEALEDEDSKKDDGISFSNQTGPAWAGSERDYTYEELLNRVFNIMREKNPDMVAGEKRKFVMKPPQVVRVGTKKTSFVNFTDICKLLHRQPKHLLAFLLAELGTSGSIDGNNQLVIKGRFQQKQIENVLRRYIKEYVTCHTCRSPDTILQKDTRLYFLQCETCHSRCSVASIKTGFQAVTGKRAQLRAKAN encoded by the exons ATGATTTTTGATCCTACTAtgagcaagaagaaaaagaagaagaagaagcctttTATGTTAGATGAGGAAGGGGATGCCCAGACGGAAGAAACCCAGCCCTCAGAAACAAAAGAAGTAGAACCAGAGCCAACTGAGGACAAAGATGTAGAAGCTGATGAAGAGGACAGTAGGAAAAAGG ATGCTTCTGATGATTTAGATGACTTGAACTTCtttaatcagaagaaaaagaagaaaaaaacaaaaaagatatttgatattGATGAAGCTGAAGAAGGTGTAAAG GATCTTAAGATCGAAAGTGATATCCAAGAACCAGCTGAACCAGAGGATGACCTTGACATTAtgcttggcaataaaaagaagaaaaagaagaacgtTAAGTTCCCAGATGAGGATGAAATACTAGAGAAAGATGAAG CTTTAGAAGATGAAGACAGCAAAAAAGATGATGGTATCTCATTCAGTAACCAGACAGGTCCTGCTTGGGCAGGCTCCGAAAGAGACTACACGTATGAGGAG CTACTGAATCGAGTGTTCAACATTATGAGGGAAAAGAATCCAGATATGGTtgctggagaaaaaaggaaatttgtcaTGAAACCTCCACAGGTTGTCCGAGTAGGAACAAAGAAAACTTCTTTTGTCAACTTTACAGATATCTGTAAACT ATTACATCGTCAGCCCAAACATCTTCTTGCATTTTTATTGGCTGAATTGGGTACAAG tggTTCTATAGATGGTAATAATCAACTTGTAATCAAAGGAAGATTCCAACAAAAACAGATAGAAAATGTTTTGAGAAGATATATCA AGGAATACGTTACCTGTCATACGTGCCGATCACCGGACACAATCCTGCAAAAGGACACCCGACTCTATTTCTTACAGTGCGAAACTTGTCATTCTCGATGCTCTGTTGCCAGCATCAAAACCGGCTTCCAGGCTGTCACAGGCAAGCGAGCACAGCTCCGTGCCAAAGCTAACTAA